One segment of Phycisphaerae bacterium DNA contains the following:
- the trmD gene encoding tRNA (guanosine(37)-N1)-methyltransferase TrmD: protein MRIDVLSLFPEALEPFFEASIIGRARQSGIARIHCTDIRCFAGNRHQKVDDRPFGGGPGMVMMCSPVFEAVAKVESEDPVPATRILLTPQGERLTQRVARELARRPRLLIICGHYEGFDERIRLGLAPREISIGDYVLSGGEAAAMVLVDAVVRLLPGAVGDEESIEDESFSHGLLEYPQYTRPRTFRGMEVPEVLISGDHARIEEWRRSESARRTRERRPDLLEEKGQTQDTD, encoded by the coding sequence GTGCGGATCGACGTGCTGAGCCTGTTCCCGGAAGCGCTGGAGCCGTTTTTCGAGGCCAGCATCATTGGGCGAGCTCGGCAGAGTGGGATTGCCCGCATTCACTGCACGGACATACGCTGTTTCGCGGGGAACCGGCACCAGAAGGTTGATGATCGGCCGTTCGGTGGCGGTCCCGGCATGGTGATGATGTGCTCGCCGGTTTTTGAGGCGGTGGCGAAAGTGGAGAGTGAGGATCCGGTCCCGGCGACGCGAATCCTGCTGACGCCCCAAGGAGAACGACTGACGCAGCGGGTAGCCCGGGAACTGGCTCGTCGGCCCAGGCTCCTGATCATCTGCGGGCATTACGAGGGATTCGACGAGAGGATTCGCCTGGGCTTGGCTCCCAGGGAGATTTCGATAGGGGATTATGTACTGAGCGGTGGTGAAGCAGCCGCCATGGTATTGGTGGACGCGGTGGTTCGGTTGCTGCCCGGAGCGGTGGGCGACGAGGAGTCGATCGAAGACGAGTCGTTCTCTCACGGCCTGCTGGAGTATCCGCAGTACACCCGGCCGCGGACGTTCAGGGGCATGGAAGTGCCGGAGGTTCTGATCAGCGGTGACCATGCCCGGATCGAGGAATGGCGGAGAAGTGAATCGGCTCGCCGGACCCGCGAGCGCCGCCCGGACTTGCTGGAAGAGAAAGGTCAGACCCAGGACACGGACTGA
- the rpsP gene encoding 30S ribosomal protein S16 yields the protein MVRIRLKRTGRAHKLSFRVTAVDVRRSRDGRVIEELGFYNPAHRREEWRCNLKMDRIRYWLSVGAQPSETVRNLLQKTTPAEPAKA from the coding sequence ATGGTACGCATTCGGCTGAAACGCACGGGTCGCGCTCACAAACTATCGTTCCGGGTGACGGCCGTCGATGTCCGCAGGTCGCGTGACGGCCGGGTCATTGAGGAACTGGGGTTCTACAACCCCGCTCACCGCCGGGAGGAGTGGCGGTGCAACCTGAAGATGGATCGAATCCGATACTGGCTGAGCGTGGGCGCCCAGCCGAGCGAGACGGTGAGGAATCTGTTGCAGAAGACGACCCCGGCGGAGCCCGCCAAGGCATAA